A section of the Paenibacillus sp. genome encodes:
- a CDS encoding DUF2961 domain-containing protein, producing the protein MSTTKPILQPKGLANLERFDLLPLLRDGVQVRYEGSIDKQGFNADWDWWLYRDRDEWVIFDVDGPGCIYNFVQHRYPESKEPTFRFYFDGEERPRFEIKPSEFGSKAPFVSPLADAYLGPDDNGRGPIRVVRSFVPMPFRTSCKITTDLQLKGPNKGDGGWGHVVYHAYDAADGVDTFTGGESYDRVLDMWRNVGEDPKPETSSKAAAHERLMIGPGETATVLDERGQGSVVSILAESAALKPADLLNVWIRATWDDHAQPDVDCPIGVFFANELGYNHVGVLSHGIRPDGRMYNYFSMPYWKSARIELINKGETEVVFASWETRVTGDYNDTYAEGSAGYFRSTPYYESKATQGADSIIGTIRGRGHLVAGHVTGFTRKSGMISCEGDVRVHIDGIATPQVESDGSESWVCYGWGFPTPPETNPSSAYDGLPDNPWSMVRLCGGDWYPFRSELVFGIEAGEYNNQYIRHSGALFYYGVDEAGLVLTDELDVGNKASEGIHSYRATGSRGYYTLESYYEGDEDHKLIRDTGHEIEGASEFIVTIAPNNKGVRLRRRSDQMTGRQKANVYVDGVLVKERSWYYADRNPYKRWLEDEFDIPAAYTAGKHELTIKLEYVQAGETRVWNEFYYWIYSLV; encoded by the coding sequence GTGTCCACGACGAAACCTATCCTGCAACCGAAAGGGCTTGCGAACCTGGAACGGTTCGATTTGCTGCCGCTGCTGCGCGACGGCGTGCAAGTCCGCTACGAAGGCAGCATCGATAAACAAGGCTTTAACGCGGATTGGGATTGGTGGCTGTACCGCGACCGCGACGAATGGGTCATTTTCGACGTCGACGGCCCCGGCTGCATCTACAATTTCGTCCAGCATCGGTATCCGGAAAGCAAGGAGCCGACGTTCCGATTTTATTTCGACGGCGAGGAGCGGCCGCGCTTCGAAATCAAGCCGTCGGAATTCGGCAGCAAGGCGCCGTTCGTCTCGCCCCTGGCGGACGCGTACCTCGGTCCCGACGACAACGGCCGCGGCCCGATCCGGGTCGTGCGGAGCTTCGTGCCGATGCCGTTCCGCACGTCCTGTAAAATTACGACCGATCTGCAGTTGAAGGGACCGAACAAAGGCGACGGCGGCTGGGGGCACGTCGTGTACCACGCGTATGATGCCGCCGACGGCGTCGACACGTTCACCGGCGGCGAATCGTACGATCGCGTGCTCGACATGTGGCGGAACGTCGGGGAAGACCCGAAGCCGGAAACTTCGTCGAAGGCCGCCGCGCATGAGCGGCTTATGATCGGTCCGGGCGAAACGGCGACGGTGCTGGACGAACGCGGGCAAGGCAGCGTCGTCTCCATCTTGGCGGAGTCCGCAGCGCTGAAGCCTGCCGATCTGCTGAACGTGTGGATTCGCGCGACGTGGGACGACCATGCGCAGCCGGACGTCGACTGCCCGATCGGCGTGTTCTTCGCGAACGAGCTCGGGTACAACCACGTCGGCGTGCTGTCGCACGGCATTCGTCCGGACGGCCGGATGTACAATTATTTCTCGATGCCGTATTGGAAGAGCGCCCGCATCGAGCTGATCAACAAAGGCGAAACCGAGGTCGTGTTCGCCTCGTGGGAGACGCGCGTCACTGGGGACTACAACGATACGTACGCCGAAGGGAGCGCCGGCTATTTCCGCTCGACGCCGTATTACGAGTCGAAGGCGACGCAGGGCGCCGACAGCATCATCGGCACGATCCGGGGCCGCGGCCATCTCGTGGCGGGCCATGTGACCGGCTTTACGCGCAAGAGCGGCATGATCAGCTGCGAGGGCGATGTCCGCGTCCATATCGACGGCATCGCGACGCCGCAGGTCGAAAGCGACGGCTCCGAGAGCTGGGTGTGCTACGGCTGGGGCTTCCCGACGCCGCCCGAGACGAATCCGTCGAGCGCCTACGACGGGCTGCCCGACAACCCGTGGTCGATGGTGCGGCTGTGCGGCGGCGATTGGTACCCGTTCCGGTCGGAGCTCGTCTTCGGCATCGAAGCGGGCGAGTACAACAACCAGTACATCCGGCACTCCGGCGCGTTGTTCTATTATGGCGTCGATGAAGCGGGCCTCGTGCTGACGGACGAACTCGACGTCGGCAACAAAGCGTCCGAAGGCATCCACAGCTATCGCGCCACCGGCAGCCGCGGGTATTACACGCTGGAGTCGTATTACGAAGGCGACGAGGATCACAAGCTCATCCGCGACACGGGGCACGAAATCGAAGGAGCGAGCGAGTTTATCGTCACGATTGCGCCGAACAACAAAGGCGTGCGCCTGCGGAGACGGTCGGACCAGATGACCGGCCGGCAAAAGGCGAACGTGTACGTGGACGGCGTTCTCGTGAAAGAGCGCAGCTGGTATTACGCGGACCGGAATCCGTACAAGCGGTGGCTCGAGGACGAATTCGACATTCCGGCGGCGTATACGGCGGGTAAGCACGAACTTACGATCAAGCTGGAATACGTTCAAGCGGGCGAGACCCGCGTTTGGAACGAGTTTTATTACTGGATTTATAGTTTGGTTTAA